The window GGCGGGTCTCAGCCTCTCCTCGCCCCCAGGCTCCCACTCCTTGAGGTATTTCAGCACCGCCGTGTCCCGGCCCGGCCGCGGGGAGCCCCGCTTCATCGCCGTGGGCTACGTGGACGACACGCAGTTCGTGCGGTTCGACAGCGACGCCGCGAGTCCGAGGATGGAGCCGCGGGCGCCGTGGATGGAGCAGGAGGGGCCGGAGTATTGGGACCGGAACACACGGAACGCCAAGGCCCACGCACAGACTGACCGAGTGGACCTGCGGACCCTGCTCCGCTACTACAACCAGAGCGAGGGGGGTGAGTGGCCCCGGCCCGGGGCGCAGGTCAcgacccccccccacccccgacgAACGGCCCGGGTCTCGCCGAGTCTCCGGGTCCGAGATCCGCCCCGAGGCCGCGGGACCCGCCCAGACCCTCGACCGGGGAGAGCCCCAGGCGCCTTTACCGGGTTTCATTTTCAGTTGAGGCCAAAATCCCCGCGGGTTGgtcggggcggggcggggctcgGTGGGCGGGGCTGACCGCGGGGGCGGGGCCAGGGTCTCACACCTACCAGAGGATGTATGGCTGCGACCTGGGACCCGACGGGCGCCTCCTCCGCGGGTATCACCAGCGCGCCTACGACGGCAAGGATTACATCTCCCTGAACGAGGACCTGCGCTCCTGGACCGCCGCGGACGTGGCGGCTCAGAACACCCAGCGCAAGTGGGAGGCGGCCCGTGTGGCGGAGCAGAAGAGAGCCTACCTGGAGGGCGAGTGCGTGGAGTGGCTCCGCAGACACCTGGAGAACGGGAAGGAGACGCTGCAGCGCGCGGGTACCAGGGGCACTGGGGAGCCTTCCCCATCACCTCTAGATCTCCCGGGATGGCCTCCCATGAGTAGGGGAGGAAAATGGGATCAGAGCTAGAATGTCGGCCTCCCTTGAATGGAGAATGGTATGAGTTTCCCTCATTTCCTCTGAAGGCCCCCTCTGCTCTCTAGGACAATTAAGGGATGACCTCTCTGAGGACATGGAGGGGAAGACAGTCCCTAGAATACAGATCAGGGGTCCCCTTTGACCCCTGCAGCACCCTTGGGCACCGTGTATTTTTCTCTCAGGCCTTGTTCTCTGCCTCACACTCAATGTTTTGAAGGTCTAATTCCAGCTTTTCTGAGTCCCTTGGCCTCCACTAAGGTCAGGACCAGAAGTCCCTGTTCCTCCCTCAGATAGTAGAACTCTCCAAGGAATAGGAGATTATCCCAGATGCctgtgtccaggctggtgtctggTGTCTgtgctccctcccccaccccaggtgtCCTGTTCATTCTCAGGATGGTCACTTGAGTGCTGCTGGGGTGTCCCATGAGAGATACAAAGCCCCTGAATTTTCTGACTCTTCCCATCAGACCCCCCAAAGACACACGTGACCCACCACCCCGTCTCTGACCATGAGGCCACCCTGaggtgctgggccctgggcttcTACCCTGCGGA of the Papio anubis isolate 15944 unplaced genomic scaffold, Panubis1.0 scaffold2709, whole genome shotgun sequence genome contains:
- the LOC101026217 gene encoding LOW QUALITY PROTEIN: HLA class I histocompatibility antigen, B-27 alpha chain-like (The sequence of the model RefSeq protein was modified relative to this genomic sequence to represent the inferred CDS: inserted 1 base in 1 codon; substituted 1 base at 1 genomic stop codon), giving the protein MXVMAPRTLLLLLSGALALTETWAGSHSLRYFSTAVSRPGRGEPRFIAVGYVDDTQFVRFDSDAASPRMEPRAPWMEQEGPEYWDRNTRNAKAHAQTDRVDLRTLLRYYNQSEGGSHTYQRMYGCDLGPDGRLLRGYHQRAYDGKDYISLNEDLRSWTAADVAAQNTQRKWEAARVAEQKRAYLEGECVEWLRRHLENGKETLQRADPPKTHVTHHPVSDHEATLRCWALGFYPAEITLTWQRDGEDQTQDTELVETRPGGDGIFQKXGAVVVPSGEEQRYTCHVQHEGLPEPLTLRWEPSSQSTIPIVGIVAGLAVLAVVVTGAVVAAVMWRRKSSGGKGGSYSQAASSDSAQGSDVSLTA